The Nitrospira tepida genome includes a window with the following:
- a CDS encoding AAA family ATPase: MTTVAELKNLVSVADLLRRYGSTPDAQGRWRCPFPERHRNSDAHPSVTIKDGRAFCWSRKCLGEKGADVFELIGLLGGLQTFKEQRRRIEELAGVTHANGKPNREGASVTAYEICDRSGEFVAIHERIDRDGEKTFTWRRLDGTPGLNGRKTADLPLYGSEVEWTDPNHRIVVEGEKAAEALWWAGVPALGTVTGANSAPSLASLDVLRGRDAILWPDHDEPGRAHMQRIGERLAGVARSVRFVEWPEAPAKGDAADFVAQYRRDPAFSERLETLLASARPWGMDDGPMLFTSLGDLLNEPEDTRPWVLEARLPVGGLSLLAGKPKAGKSTMARCLALAVTRGDTFLSFPTSRGPVLYLALEEKRSEVRRHFREMGATVDDRIYIFCAPSPADGLPLLRKAAGRYAPVLIIVDPLFRFTRVKDANDYAAVTIALEPLGTLARETGAGVLAVHHLGKGDREGGDSILGSTAIFAAVDTALLLKRTEKYRTLSSVQRYGEDLEEITLAWDPTARTIAAGPSRDVADQAAMGDAILDYLAMTKEPVEEKVILDQMEGRRGVKVKALRALVGAGKVVKTGRGGKADPFKYARSCEHREQESRPELGNKNPDATSSPQSRSSCSVVPPYIGEQENKNQKTNVSARNIVNDSCSRDFGLFASMREQENGPLEQESWEIGAEIIDDET; this comes from the coding sequence ATGACGACGGTTGCTGAACTGAAAAATCTTGTTTCTGTCGCAGATCTGCTCAGACGCTATGGTAGTACCCCTGATGCGCAGGGGCGTTGGCGATGCCCGTTTCCGGAACGACATCGCAATAGCGATGCGCACCCATCTGTCACGATCAAGGACGGCCGGGCCTTCTGTTGGTCCCGGAAGTGTCTCGGCGAGAAGGGCGCCGACGTGTTTGAGTTGATCGGGTTGCTGGGAGGCCTCCAGACATTCAAAGAACAGCGGCGGCGCATCGAAGAGCTTGCCGGCGTGACTCACGCGAACGGAAAACCGAACAGAGAGGGTGCATCCGTGACAGCATACGAGATCTGCGACCGCAGCGGAGAGTTCGTCGCGATCCATGAACGCATCGATCGCGACGGGGAGAAAACGTTCACCTGGCGGCGCCTGGACGGCACCCCGGGCTTGAACGGTCGGAAGACGGCGGATCTCCCCCTCTATGGCTCAGAAGTCGAATGGACCGACCCTAACCATCGCATCGTGGTCGAGGGCGAGAAAGCAGCTGAAGCGCTCTGGTGGGCGGGAGTCCCAGCGCTGGGGACGGTGACCGGAGCCAACAGCGCTCCGTCGCTTGCCTCGCTGGACGTGCTTCGCGGAAGAGATGCGATTCTGTGGCCTGATCACGACGAACCAGGACGCGCGCACATGCAGCGGATCGGTGAACGTCTCGCCGGAGTGGCCCGAAGCGTTCGCTTCGTCGAATGGCCGGAGGCTCCGGCGAAAGGCGATGCGGCGGATTTTGTCGCGCAGTATCGACGGGACCCCGCGTTCAGTGAGCGACTCGAAACGTTGCTGGCGAGCGCGCGGCCGTGGGGCATGGATGATGGACCGATGCTCTTCACGTCTCTTGGTGACTTGCTCAATGAGCCGGAAGACACGCGCCCATGGGTGCTGGAAGCTCGCCTGCCGGTGGGCGGCCTTTCGCTCCTCGCTGGCAAGCCGAAAGCGGGGAAATCGACCATGGCTCGTTGCCTTGCGTTAGCTGTAACGCGGGGAGATACGTTTCTGAGCTTCCCCACTTCGCGCGGGCCTGTCCTGTACCTTGCGCTGGAAGAAAAACGGTCGGAGGTGAGGCGCCACTTTCGAGAAATGGGGGCGACGGTGGACGATCGCATCTACATTTTCTGTGCGCCTTCCCCCGCTGATGGGTTGCCTCTGTTGCGAAAAGCCGCGGGTCGCTACGCGCCAGTGTTGATCATCGTGGACCCACTCTTTCGCTTCACGCGCGTAAAAGACGCAAATGACTACGCAGCTGTGACGATAGCCTTAGAACCGCTCGGGACGCTGGCGCGGGAGACGGGTGCTGGTGTGTTGGCTGTTCATCACTTGGGGAAGGGTGATCGAGAGGGCGGAGACAGTATCTTAGGGTCAACCGCAATCTTTGCAGCGGTGGACACTGCACTGCTCCTGAAGCGCACGGAGAAGTACCGCACGTTGAGCAGCGTTCAACGCTACGGCGAAGACCTAGAAGAAATCACGTTGGCGTGGGACCCAACAGCGCGGACCATAGCAGCCGGACCAAGCCGGGATGTGGCGGATCAAGCCGCAATGGGTGACGCGATCCTCGACTACCTGGCGATGACCAAGGAACCCGTCGAAGAGAAGGTCATCCTTGACCAAATGGAAGGCCGACGCGGGGTCAAGGTCAAAGCGCTTCGAGCGCTGGTCGGAGCCGGAAAGGTTGTCAAGACTGGCCGGGGTGGCAAGGCGGACCCGTTCAAATATGCCCGATCCTGTGAACACCGGGAACAAGAATCCCGGCCGGAACTTGGGAACAAGAACCCTGACGCGACAAGCTCACCCCAGTCAAGGAGTTCTTGTTCTGTTGTTCCCCCATATATAGGGGAACAAGAAAACAAGAATCAGAAAACGAACGTAAGCGCGCGAAATATCGTCAATGATTCTTGTTCCCGCGATTTTGGGCTTTTCGCCTCCATGCGAGAACAAGAAAACGGTCCTCTGGAACAAGAATCTTGGGAGATAGGGGCGGAGATCATCGACGATGAGACTTGA
- a CDS encoding tyrosine-type recombinase/integrase produces MARAGRKDRGLLSKQDAAGKTIWYVRLYHDGRERRFGSFSTKTAARDFYEKAKQEQKAGRFFPERYQHGGYPLMTDLITAHVETSTVKNQWAEKHYGEWWKARLQGLRVNAVTPALLEAAQRELLTENLDPKHEATPVTRAPQTVLHYMKFLRHVLNKAKRDGRIDRNPFERVTLVKIRPSRMRFLTPEEEATLLDKLGPDHAPWARLAILTGLRLGEQMRLRWRDVNLDLGLLTLPETKAGGVQYVHLPEEARQILANMKAIAEARAIAHPKRASPWVFPSENPARPMDQRNVYSRIFCPAVRDAGLLDVRWHDLRHTFASRLAMAGHNEGTIAALLRHSSTALVKRYAHLSQAHLKAAVETVGRFGLFSPTPSQPSADRLLSGTVTETGTEVRESEERVTEPVEKLERAMGFEPTTTSLGS; encoded by the coding sequence ATGGCACGAGCAGGACGAAAAGATCGGGGCTTGCTGTCGAAGCAGGACGCGGCCGGGAAGACGATATGGTACGTGCGGCTCTACCACGATGGCCGAGAGCGGCGGTTCGGAAGCTTCTCGACGAAGACGGCTGCGCGGGATTTCTACGAGAAGGCGAAACAGGAACAAAAGGCCGGGCGCTTCTTTCCTGAGCGATACCAGCACGGCGGCTATCCCTTGATGACAGATCTGATCACGGCGCATGTCGAGACCTCGACCGTGAAGAATCAATGGGCCGAGAAGCACTATGGGGAATGGTGGAAGGCACGGCTACAGGGTCTCCGTGTGAATGCCGTCACCCCTGCCCTCCTGGAAGCGGCACAGCGGGAACTGTTGACCGAAAACCTCGACCCAAAGCACGAAGCGACCCCCGTGACCAGGGCTCCGCAAACCGTGTTGCATTACATGAAGTTTCTTCGGCATGTGCTGAATAAAGCGAAGCGCGATGGGCGGATCGATCGTAATCCGTTTGAGCGGGTGACGCTGGTGAAGATACGGCCAAGCCGGATGCGGTTCTTGACCCCAGAGGAAGAAGCCACACTGCTCGACAAGCTCGGGCCTGATCATGCGCCCTGGGCGCGCTTGGCGATTCTGACCGGCCTTCGCCTTGGGGAACAGATGCGGCTCCGCTGGCGGGATGTGAACCTTGACCTGGGCTTGCTCACGTTACCGGAAACGAAAGCCGGCGGGGTGCAGTACGTGCATCTCCCGGAGGAAGCCCGGCAGATTCTCGCCAACATGAAGGCCATCGCAGAGGCCCGGGCGATTGCTCACCCCAAGCGCGCCTCTCCCTGGGTCTTTCCGTCAGAGAATCCCGCTCGCCCGATGGATCAACGCAACGTCTACTCGCGAATCTTCTGCCCGGCGGTGCGGGACGCGGGATTGCTCGATGTGCGATGGCACGATCTCCGGCATACCTTCGCCAGCCGGTTGGCGATGGCGGGCCACAATGAAGGCACCATCGCGGCCTTGCTGCGCCACTCCTCGACGGCCCTGGTGAAGCGCTACGCCCATCTCAGTCAAGCGCATCTCAAGGCCGCGGTGGAAACGGTTGGCCGCTTCGGATTGTTCTCCCCGACTCCCTCACAACCGAGTGCAGATCGATTGCTTTCTGGAACCGTGACTGAAACCGGAACGGAGGTCAGAGAGAGTGAAGAGAGGGTAACGGAACCGGTTGAAAAATTGGAGCGGGCGATGGGATTTGAACCCACGACAACTAGCTTGGGAAGCTAG
- a CDS encoding tyrosine-type recombinase/integrase has translation MGLTKRKDSYYVEFPVLDDGKVLKLAPPGTGKLKRWKVGTLNRRYAKDQEAIIKTRLLSGQIPSPAVARAEAMTFRQWAEIYLNLEEVKKLKSYPLRKLYVGNLVKFFRDKPLAAITPEEVAAYRAQRVQYRRIQCPECKKRKERRFVGQEVCPACGWKREDAPRPVSLQTINHDHTALTHMLNVARSPRFKVILDNPASHVKKPDPKNERDRIASTDEWLRLKEAAAPHLRRVLTVAYAVGPRKGELLKLEWSDVDMKRREVTLRDTKNGESRMVPMTEEVYEVFKECWKERRLDTQRVFLYKERLISRLNTAFNAACRRAGIVGLRIHDFRHTASTNLRRAGVDTATAMKIVGHKSERMHRRYNTIQPEDLHRAVSKLAVFQANTVITPEPVAVGAEIVSARQTEASGRSSVVES, from the coding sequence ATGGGACTGACCAAACGGAAGGACAGTTACTATGTCGAGTTCCCTGTACTGGATGATGGCAAGGTGCTCAAGCTAGCGCCACCGGGCACAGGCAAGTTGAAACGGTGGAAGGTGGGAACGCTGAACCGGCGCTATGCTAAGGATCAAGAGGCCATCATTAAGACACGCCTCCTGTCCGGCCAGATACCTAGTCCGGCGGTGGCCCGTGCCGAAGCCATGACGTTTCGGCAGTGGGCGGAGATTTATTTGAACCTTGAGGAAGTGAAGAAGCTGAAGAGTTACCCCCTTCGCAAGTTGTATGTGGGGAATCTGGTGAAGTTCTTCAGGGACAAACCGTTGGCCGCGATCACCCCGGAGGAGGTTGCTGCGTATCGGGCGCAACGAGTCCAGTACAGGCGGATTCAATGTCCTGAATGCAAGAAACGAAAAGAGAGGCGGTTTGTCGGGCAGGAGGTCTGCCCTGCGTGTGGTTGGAAGCGCGAGGATGCCCCGCGTCCGGTCTCCTTGCAGACGATCAACCATGACCATACGGCGTTAACTCACATGCTGAATGTGGCGCGCAGTCCGCGTTTCAAGGTGATCCTGGACAATCCGGCGAGCCACGTGAAGAAGCCAGACCCGAAGAACGAGCGGGACAGGATCGCCAGCACGGACGAATGGCTTCGGTTGAAGGAAGCGGCAGCGCCGCATCTGCGCCGAGTCCTCACGGTGGCCTATGCGGTCGGTCCTCGAAAGGGAGAACTGCTGAAGCTCGAATGGTCGGACGTAGACATGAAACGGAGGGAGGTTACACTTCGAGACACCAAGAATGGGGAAAGCCGCATGGTTCCCATGACAGAGGAGGTGTACGAAGTGTTTAAGGAGTGCTGGAAGGAACGCCGACTCGACACGCAACGAGTTTTCCTGTATAAAGAGAGGCTGATTTCTCGACTCAATACGGCGTTCAATGCGGCTTGCCGTCGAGCGGGAATCGTCGGGCTTCGGATTCACGATTTTCGCCACACGGCGAGCACGAACCTCAGGCGGGCAGGGGTAGACACGGCCACGGCTATGAAGATCGTCGGCCACAAGTCCGAGCGGATGCATCGGCGGTACAACACCATTCAGCCGGAAGACCTGCACCGAGCCGTTTCAAAGCTTGCCGTGTTCCAGGCTAACACTGTAATAACACCTGAGCCTGTGGCGGTAGGAGCCGAAATTGTAAGTGCGCGACAAACCGAAGCGAGCGGGCGTAGCTCAGTGGTAGAGTCCTAG
- a CDS encoding P27 family phage terminase small subunit yields MRGRKPNPQRLRILRGNPGKRPLTSARTSPFVVGTPQKPADLDADASAEWDRLVLLLGGEHGVLCEADYGILLIAATAYSMFKRAERAIAEHGATYETERDGLRMTRPRPEVRIMQQERRAYQAALAELGATPAQHARVSPLPNDSEPKGIAKFFEPQRPRRG; encoded by the coding sequence ATGAGAGGCAGAAAGCCGAATCCGCAGCGTCTTCGCATCCTACGTGGAAACCCGGGCAAACGCCCGCTGACCTCCGCGCGAACCTCTCCCTTCGTGGTCGGCACTCCGCAGAAGCCGGCTGATCTCGATGCCGACGCGAGCGCCGAATGGGATCGCTTGGTTTTGCTCCTTGGCGGAGAGCATGGGGTGTTGTGCGAAGCGGACTATGGCATTCTACTTATTGCCGCGACCGCATATTCGATGTTCAAGAGGGCCGAGAGGGCGATTGCCGAGCACGGCGCCACCTATGAAACGGAACGCGATGGGCTGAGGATGACGAGACCGCGGCCGGAAGTGCGGATCATGCAGCAAGAACGCCGCGCCTATCAAGCGGCCTTGGCCGAACTGGGTGCCACACCGGCCCAGCATGCCCGCGTGTCGCCGCTTCCGAACGACAGCGAGCCGAAGGGCATCGCAAAGTTCTTCGAACCGCAGAGGCCGCGCCGTGGATAG
- a CDS encoding IS110 family transposase → MQTSSVCVGIDISKAQLDVAMRPAGTPLSVPYDAQGISTVIARLSQVSPIRIVVEATGGLERPLLRALVDAALPVIAVNPRQVRDFAKATGRLAKTDTLDAQVLARFAEVIQPEVRALPDPQTAELAALLARRRQVLAMQRAEQNRLDRAPARVRKRIEAHLRWLRTELARLDEDLDDMIEESPIWRAREDLLQSVPGIGPVMSRTVLAELPELGLLNRKQIAALVGVAPFNRDSGRLRGRRTIWGGRAPVRTALYMATLVATRWNPVIRQFYQRLRTAGKASKVALVAAMRKLLTILNAMVHHGTPWQPAAARRA, encoded by the coding sequence ATGCAGACATCGTCGGTGTGTGTCGGAATTGATATCTCGAAAGCGCAGCTGGACGTCGCCATGCGGCCGGCTGGCACGCCGCTGAGCGTCCCGTATGATGCCCAGGGAATCAGCACGGTGATCGCACGGCTGAGCCAGGTATCGCCGATACGGATTGTCGTGGAAGCCACCGGGGGCTTGGAACGGCCGTTGCTGCGGGCGCTGGTGGACGCCGCCTTGCCCGTGATCGCGGTCAATCCGCGCCAGGTCCGGGACTTTGCCAAAGCGACGGGCCGGTTGGCGAAGACCGATACGCTGGACGCGCAGGTGTTGGCCCGCTTCGCAGAGGTCATCCAACCGGAAGTGCGGGCGCTCCCCGATCCGCAGACCGCGGAACTGGCGGCCCTGTTGGCGCGACGCCGCCAAGTGCTGGCGATGCAGCGGGCCGAGCAGAACCGGTTGGACCGAGCTCCAGCCCGCGTGCGGAAGCGGATTGAAGCCCATCTGCGCTGGTTGCGCACCGAACTGGCCCGGCTCGACGAGGACCTCGATGACATGATTGAAGAGAGCCCCATCTGGCGTGCACGCGAAGATTTGTTGCAGAGCGTGCCCGGCATCGGACCGGTAATGAGTCGCACGGTCTTGGCCGAGCTGCCGGAGTTGGGCTTGCTGAATCGCAAGCAAATTGCGGCCTTGGTGGGCGTCGCGCCCTTCAATCGGGACAGTGGGCGGCTGCGCGGCCGACGCACCATCTGGGGTGGGCGGGCCCCCGTCCGCACCGCGCTGTACATGGCGACCTTGGTGGCGACGCGCTGGAACCCCGTCATCCGGCAGTTCTACCAGCGACTGCGTACCGCCGGCAAAGCATCCAAGGTCGCGCTGGTCGCCGCGATGCGCAAGCTGCTGACCATTCTCAATGCGATGGTACATCATGGGACTCCATGGCAACCGGCCGCTGCACGGAGAGCTTGA
- a CDS encoding helix-turn-helix domain-containing protein — MHTDTPHGQILKADELARLLRCGKSTIYKLAKTGRIPCLGIGDIGVRFDRAAVLAALQQPRTRPHLGREATK, encoded by the coding sequence ATGCACACAGACACCCCCCACGGACAGATCCTGAAAGCGGATGAACTAGCTCGCCTACTCCGTTGCGGCAAAAGTACGATCTACAAGCTTGCCAAGACCGGCAGAATTCCCTGTCTTGGCATCGGTGACATTGGCGTCCGCTTTGATCGCGCGGCCGTACTGGCCGCGCTCCAACAACCGCGGACGCGGCCCCATCTCGGACGCGAGGCGACGAAGTGA
- a CDS encoding phage major capsid protein, whose product MSSFTRAQQLREQRGRLLDEAQALLKREPFTKQIEARFDGIMVEVDRLAAQIREAELGDALTDAGRRDPKMDRILRGLSSRPGLSEDEGEPEVRAFSNFLKFGINGLDPDERAIMTKRLRHDPDIRMAQGVGSGGAGGYAVPDAAMAPLVEALKQIGGVLPNCTIVPSATGADLPIPADNETAVEGEIISENTQHNEGDVVLSQVVLQSFLYSSKIVRVSIQLMDDAGFDFAAYVMKKLGERLGRITAKHWVTGDGSSKPRGIVTAATVGKTAASATAVTYDELVDHMHSVDPLYRQNGKWLMNDTTFGALRKLKDSQNRPLYGDLAAGSPDSLLGKPVVIDPNMPSLATGNKAILFGDLSAYYVRLVKEPRVLRLEERYADYLQLGFLAFIRADGDLVDGGGGAVKALQMA is encoded by the coding sequence ATGTCGTCCTTCACACGTGCACAGCAACTTCGGGAGCAGCGCGGGCGCTTGCTCGACGAGGCCCAAGCGCTCCTCAAACGCGAGCCCTTTACCAAGCAGATCGAGGCGCGCTTTGACGGGATTATGGTGGAAGTCGATCGTCTGGCCGCGCAGATTCGAGAAGCGGAACTCGGGGATGCGCTGACCGATGCCGGCCGGCGCGATCCGAAGATGGATCGCATCCTACGCGGGCTGTCCTCACGGCCGGGACTGTCGGAGGATGAGGGGGAACCGGAGGTCCGGGCCTTTTCGAACTTCCTGAAATTCGGGATCAACGGGCTCGATCCAGATGAGCGGGCGATCATGACGAAGCGGCTGCGCCATGATCCCGACATCCGCATGGCGCAAGGGGTGGGCTCTGGCGGCGCAGGCGGGTATGCCGTGCCGGACGCGGCGATGGCGCCCCTGGTGGAAGCGCTGAAACAGATCGGCGGGGTGTTGCCGAACTGCACGATCGTGCCATCCGCGACGGGCGCGGACCTGCCCATCCCAGCGGATAATGAAACGGCCGTCGAGGGCGAGATCATCTCAGAGAACACGCAACACAACGAAGGCGATGTCGTGCTCTCGCAAGTCGTGTTGCAGAGCTTCCTCTATTCCTCGAAGATCGTGCGCGTCTCAATCCAACTCATGGACGATGCCGGCTTTGACTTCGCGGCCTACGTCATGAAGAAGCTCGGGGAGCGCTTGGGGCGGATTACGGCGAAGCACTGGGTGACGGGGGACGGCAGCTCCAAACCGCGCGGGATTGTCACCGCGGCCACGGTGGGCAAGACGGCCGCCAGCGCCACGGCGGTCACCTATGATGAGCTGGTGGACCACATGCACAGCGTCGATCCGCTGTATCGCCAGAACGGCAAGTGGCTCATGAATGACACCACCTTCGGGGCGCTACGGAAACTGAAGGATTCACAGAACCGCCCGCTGTATGGGGACTTGGCCGCCGGCAGCCCGGATTCACTCCTCGGCAAGCCGGTCGTCATTGATCCGAACATGCCGAGCCTGGCCACCGGGAACAAGGCGATTCTGTTCGGTGATCTGTCGGCGTACTATGTCCGGCTGGTGAAAGAACCGCGCGTGTTGCGGCTGGAAGAACGGTATGCCGATTACTTGCAACTGGGCTTCCTGGCGTTCATCCGCGCGGATGGCGACCTGGTGGACGGCGGCGGCGGGGCGGTCAAAGCCTTGCAGATGGCGTAA